The Bacteroides sp. AN502(2024) genome includes the window TGGCTGCCGGAATAATTGCTGTAGGTACAGAACTATATTTGCAGTTCACTTCTTCCCAGTTACCTTTGTTATCAAATTCCACTTTATCACCATTCGTGAAAATCACTTCATAACTTTTATAGAAGAAATCACTTTCCATTTTGGCTAATGCTACTTTGTTGTCGACAAAATGTCTCTTGATAAACTGCTGTGCCGGTTGTGGCATTTGAGTTACCTGGATTGGTTTGTCATCGTCTGCGTGAGCTACTGTTTGCAAAGTGAAAAGACACACTAATAAGAATACTAACTTTTTCATAATCGTTGTTTTTCAAATATAGGTTTTACTATTATTAATTTGATAATGCAAAGATGGGAGAAGAATCTGAAAAGATTTAGGAATTTTGAGAATTTCCGAGAAAAAAAATGAATCTTATGATTGGGAAATCTCGAAGCAATGTTCATTCTGCTCGAAGTAATAATTTATATTCAGATGTTGCAAACGACAGATGGAATCGGCTATAGCTAATCCCAGCCCTGTAGATCCTTCCTTTTTGCTACCCTGATAGAAACGTTCGAAGATATGTTCTTTATTCAGCGGATGTTCCACTCCCGAATTTCGTAAAATGATACAGTCCTTAGTAACGGTAATTCGGATATGTCCCTCGTCAATATTATGTACAAATGCATTTTTCAGGAGGTTAGTGAGTAAAGCAATAGCCAGAGATTCGTTCATTGTTACCTTGAAAACGGATTGTTCATCTATCGTGACTTCTATGTTACGATAATTATAAACTTCTTCGTAATCTTGCAGATATTGTTTGAGAAGTACATTGAGTTCCAATTCTTTGGTATCCGTAAACTGGCCATTATCAATCTTGGAAAGCAATAATAGGGACTTGTTTAATTTAGTGATGTATTCTAAAGTCTGATGCGTTTTCATCAGTTCTTCCAGTTGTTTTTCTGATAGCGAATCATCTTCCATCAACATTTCCAATCGATTACGACAGATAGCAAGTGGAGTTTGTATCTCGTGTGAAGCATTTCCGATAAATTGTTTTTGTTGTTCAAACATCTGCTCCGTACGTTCTACATAACGAATGGCAGCCTCATTTAATTTCCGGAATTCCGTGATTTGAGTACCGTTAGTCAAAGGTTTATTGCTTTTTCCCGTTTGATAACCGTCCAGCCAGTGCAGAAGTACATAGAGCGGTCGCATATTCCGGTAAAATACCCATACGGAAATGATAATAATGCAGAATAATAGGGCTACGTATAGAAATATAATCCACACTTGGATGGCATCTCTCAAATCATCTTTTTCAATGCTGGGAGTCGATACTGTCAGTTCGTGGTATCGTCCTTCACTATTTTTAAAGATAGTAGTTAGAATACGTGCCGGTTCGGTCTCCCCTTTTTCTTCAATATATACCATAGAGTCTTTATATTGAATATCCTCCCGGCTTTCCGCATACTCTTTGCTTACTTCTATCATATAATATTGATTGTTGGAGCCATTAGTTTTAGAAGGTAGTTCCTCTCCTGCCAATGCCCGGATAATGATGGTTTCCGAATAATCTTCCAAAGCGTCATCCACTTCATCGTTGACTTCTTCGATCATTGTAATATAAAAGAAAATTGCCCAGACTGTCAGTATCAGGGTCAGAGCAAGTGTAATACGAAGAATGATGTAATATATTAATTTCATGGACAATGCTCTCTTTTTCTATTCTACCACCATTTTATATCCAAATCCATAGACCGCTTTGATTTCAATAGTTGCACCGGAGTCTTTAAGCTTTTTACGGAGATTCTTGATTTGTGCATAGATGAAATCAAAATTGTCAACTTGATCGATATGATCTCCCCATACAGATTCGGCCAAGGTATTTTTACTGATTAATCTTCCGGGGCGGTTGATGAAATACAATAGGATATCATACTCTTTTCTATTTAGTTCCACTTCCAGTTCATTCACAAAGACACGATATTTATCCGGTTCTATCCGTACATTTCCTTGGCGGATATCAATTTTTCCATCGTACTGATGACGGCGAATCACACTTTTAATACGTGCATTTAATTCGACCAGATGAAAGGGTTTAGGCAAATAATCATCAGCTCCGAGTTCCAATCCCAAGACTTTGTCTTCCAAGGAGTCTTTGGCAGAAATAATAATTACATTTTCCCGTTTATGGAGTGCTTTCAATCGTTTAAGAAGAACAAGTCCGTTTCCGTCCGGCAACATGATGTCCAATAAGATACAATCATAGTCGTACTCTCCAATTTTGCGTAGAGCAGCATTGAAGTCACTGGCTGTTTCTACCACGTAACGTTCTTTCTCAAGTGAACACTGAATCAGTTCTCTCAAAGAGGGTTCGTCTTCTACAATCAATATCTTCATAATTATGTTCTCCTTTCTTTTTACATACTACAAAGAAAAGGGATATTTCTGAAATAAAACTGAAATGGAAGGAAAAAGGAAAAGGACGAAAGCGATCGAATCGTTCTCATCCTTTTTATTAATGATATACAATTTCTATTTAATAAGAACGTGCAAATACGACGCGGCAAGCAGACGGTTTACCTGTTACCATACATTTGCCCGGTTCTTTGTCACCCGGAACAAATGAATCGAACGGAATACAACGAATAGTGGCTTTGGTCTCTTCCTTAATCTTTTCTTCTGTTTCAGTGGTTCCGTCCCAATGAGCCAGAATAAATCCGCCTTCTTCGATTTTTTCTTTAAATTCGTCGTAGGTATCTACTGTTGTTATCTTGGAATTGCGGTACTCCAATGCTTTTTTGTAGATATTAGCCTGCATTTCTTCAAGCAGATTCTGAACATATGTTTCAATGCCTTCACAGGTAACTGTTTCTTTTTCCAGTGTATCACGGCGCATCACTTCCATCGTATTATTTTCCAGATCGCGACCACCCATAACCAAACGAACAGGTACACCCTTCAATTCATAATCAGCGAATTTGAAGCCCGGACGTTTATTATCTGCATTGTCATATTTCACAGAGATCCCCAATGCTTTCAACTTAGCTACAATGCCTTCTACTTTAGCATCGATTTGTTTCAGTTGTTCGTCATTCTTATAGATAGGAACAATTACTACCTGAATCGGAGCTAAATGCGGAGGTAACACCAATCCGTTGTCATCCGAATGAGTCATAATCAATGCCCCCATCAAACGAGTAGAAACACCCCATGAAGTAGCCCAAACATACTCCATCTTGTTTTCTTTATTAACGAACTGAACATCAAATGCCTTTGCAAAGTTTTGCCCCAGGAAATGGGAAGTACCACTTTGCAATGCTTTTCCGTCCTGCATCATGGCTTCTATTGTGTAAGTGTCAAGTGCGCCGGCAAAACGTTCATTGGCTGATTTCACTCCCTTTATAACAGGAACAGCCATATATTTTTCTGCAAATTCACCATATACATTCAACATTCTGATTGCCTCTTCCTCTGCTTCTTCACGGGTAGCATGAGCGGTATGCCCCTCTTGCCACAGGAATTCGGCAGTACGCAGGAAAAGACGGGTACGCATTTCCCAGCGGAAAACGTTAGCCCATTGGTTGCAGAGAATAGGCAGGTCACGGTATGACTGAATCCAGTTCTTATAAGTATTCCAAATGATGGTTTCTGATGTCGGACGGATAATTAACTCCTCTTCCAGTTTAGCTGCAGGATCTACTACAACTCCTGAACCGTCTTCTGCATTCTTCAAGCGATAATGTGTTACTACGGCACACTCTTTCGCAAACCCTTCTACGTGTTCAGCTTCGCGGCTTAAGAATGATTTCGGGATTAATAACGGGAAATATGCATTTACATGTCCTGTTTCCTTGAACATGTCGTCCAATTGACGTTGCATTTTCTCCCAGATAGCGTATCCGTAAGGCTTAATCACCATACATCCGCGTACAGCAGATTGTTCTGCCAAATCAGCTTTTACCACCAAATCGTTATACCACTGTGAGTAGTTTTCACTACGTTTGGTAAGGTCTTTCAGTTCTTTTGCCATTATATTTTTCTATTTAAAATTTTCTTGAGCGTTAAAACAGGACGCAAAAATACGAAAAAATGCATGAACTGCCCTATTCTTCATGCATTAATTTTCTAAAGGCATATACCTCTATATTACATCTCTTATTTTCATATTCGTTATATAGTTGCATCCGCGACTATGCTTGTGCCTTTTTTAGAACTTTGGAGAAATCAGCACTCTCTAAAAACAGAAATCAGGTATTCATCCTAAGATAACTACCTGATTTTCAGTGGAGCGGTAAACGAGGCTCGAACTCGCGACCCCCAGCTTGGGAAGCTAGTGCTCTACCAACTGAGCTATTACCGCATATTTACTGCATTCCTATACTCAAAAAACTTATGAAATAGTGATGCAAAGGTAAGCATAATTTTTATATCTCAAATAAAATTGCAAAAAAATTAATGCAAGAAAAAAGTGAGGGAAAAGTTTCTAAAGCTGCTCTTTCAGATAAGCCAACTTCGCAAAGCAAATTATCAATTTTGGAAATAAAAAAGCTTCTAAATAGATGTTTTATTGCAGAAACTCTCTTATTTGTTTGCATTTGTCATTGTTTTTGTTTAGTTTCGTTAACTGTAATGTTTATATGATCGTTAGAAATAGTAAAAACAACTGTTTATATGAAATACATTGTATATATTCTTTTCCTTTTTCCTGTTTGGGTTACAGCACAGACATACAAATATATAGGGATGGAGGATGGTTTGAGCAATCGTCAGATATTCAATATTCAGAAAGATGCTCAGGGCTATATGTGGTTCCTAACAAATGAAGGGATGGACAGATACAACGGTAAAGATATAAAACACTACAAATTAAATAAAGAAGGTAATACTTTAGACGCTCCCATACGTCTAGGATGGCTGTATACAGAACCGCATATAGGTATCTGGGTGATTGGCAAGCAAGGGCGAATCTTTCAATACGATGTTAATAAAGATGATTTTCGAATGGTATACAGATTACCGGATACTTCTGAAACAATTAGTTGCGGTTATTTGGACTGTAATAATAATATTTGGTTATGTCGCAAGGATACTGTATTGCTTTATGATATCAGAGATGCTCATATATTCAAATTTCCCAATGTACTTCACAGTAATATCAAAGCAATAGAGCAAGTGGATGAGCACTATTTCTTTATAGCAACGGAGACAGGTGTACGATATGTCAAACTGGAAAATAATGTTTTAGAGATTATACCTGTTGAAACATTAGACTATTTCCATGCTCGGGTAAGCGAACTCTATTTTCATCAACAATCAAAAAGATTGTTTATCGGTTCATTTGAAAGAGGAGTTTTTGTATATGATATGAATACGCAGGAAATTATACGCCCGGACGCTGACCTTAGTGACGTAAACATAGCTCGTATCAGCCCCTTGAATGAAACGGAACTGTTGATTGCAACCGAAGGGATGGGAGTATATAAAGTTGATGTAAACACGTGTAAACTGGAACATTACATTGTGGCCAACTATCAGAGCTATAATGAAATGAACGGAAATAACATCAATGATGTCTTTGTAGATGAAGAAAAGCGAATATGGCTCGCCAATTATCCCACCGGAATCACAATAATGGATAATCGCTATGAAAATTATCATTGGATGAAACATTCCATGAATAATCACCAATCGCTAATCAACGATCAGGTACATGCAGTCATTGAAGATGAGGATGGTGATTTATGGTTTGGAACCAGTAATGGTATTAGTCTTTATCAGTCAAAAGTAGGTAAATGGCACTCGTTCCTAAGTTCTTTTGACCCACAGAAAAAAGATAAAAACCATATCTTTATTACTTTATGCGAAGTATCTCCCGGTATTATATGGGCAGGTGGATTTACTTCTGGCATTTATAAAATAAACAAGCATACATTGTCGGTTGAATACTTCTCTCCTTACCTGCTTTCCCAGGTTAATATGCGCCCGGATAAGTATATTCGCGATATAGTTAAGGATTCGAGAGGATATGTCTGGTCGGGAGGATATTATAATCTAAAATGTTTTAATCTGGCAACTAACAGTGTCCGTTTATATCCGGGGTTGAATGCTATCACATCGATTGTTGAAAAAGACGAAGAAAATATGTGGATCGGAACCGTTAGCGGATTGTATTTGTTAAATAGGAATACCGGTGAATATCAGTTTATTGAAATGGAAATAGGAGCCGCTTATATCAATGCGCTTTATCAGGCAGATGATGGATTGCTATATATCGGAACAAATGGTGGGGGAGTATTTGTGTACAATCATCAAAATAAAACATTCGAGCACTATTTTTCTGATAATTCCGCCTTGGTTTCAAACAGAATATTTACAATACTGCCGGAAATAAACGGGCGTATAATGATGAGTACAGAGAATGGGATCACCTGTTTTCATATTAAAGAGAAGATATTCAATAACTGGACTAGAGGAGAAGGATTGTTACCTGCCTATTTTAATGCATCTGCCGGAACAGTGCGTAAAAATAAAAGCTTTGTATTTGGAAGTACAGATGGAGCGATTGAATTTCCGGAGAATGTAACGTTTCCCAAGTATGAATTCACGAGATTGATATTCAGCGATTTTTATCTTTCCTATCAACCAATTTATCCAGGCGACAAAGGCTCTCCCCTACAGAAAAATATTGATGAAACGGATGTACTGGAACTTAAATATGATGAGAATACTTTTTCATTCGGAGTCTCTACAATCAATTATGACTCACCGGGAAATGTATTATACTCTTGGAAGCTGGAAGGATTTTATGAGAAATGGACGCAACCTGGAGATAATAATTTGATTCGTTTCACCAATTTACCTCCGGGCAAATATACCCTCCATGTACGTGCAGTATCTAAAGAAGAACATGATATTGTTTTTCAGGAACGTACGATGAAAATCGTCATCAGACACCCTTTCTGGTTGAGTTGGTGGGCTATTTTGTGCTATATATTGCTTGTAATCGGAGGGTTTTATTTCATTCTACGTATGATAAATCTAAAAAAACAAAAGAAGGTATCTGATGAAAAAACACAGTTCTTCATTAATACAGCTCATGATATACGTACTCCGTTAACTTTGATAAAAGCACCTTTGCAGGAATTGTTGGAAGAAGAAACTCTTACCGACAATGGAATAGCCCGTACGAACATTGCATTGAGGAATGTGGAAGTTCTTCTACGACTGGTCAGCAGTCTGATTAACTTTGAACGAACAGATGTATATTCCTCTAAAATGAGTGTTTCAGAGTATGAGTTGAATACCTACATGAATGAAGTATATGATACATTCTCTTCTTATGCAGCCATTAAGCACATAGAGTATACATACGAAAGTAGTTTCGGCTATATGAATGTGTGGTTTGATAAGGAGAAGATGGATTCTATTTTGAAGAATATAATATCGAATTCATTGAAATATACTCCGGAAAATGGAAAGATCAGCATTTCCGTATCAGATACGGATGATTCATGGAAAGTGATAATCAAAGATACAGGTATAGGTATTCCTACCAGTGAGCAAAGTAAATTGTTCAAGCTACATTTTCGTGCCAGCAATGCTATTAACTCTAAAGTGGCGGGTAGTGGTATAGGATTAGTGCTGGTAGGAAAACTGGTCAGCCTTCATGGGGGGAAGATTAGCGTGGAGAGTGTTGAACATCAAGGAACGACAGTCAAAATTGTTTTTCCGAAAAGCAATAAAAACTTTCAAAACACTAGCAAGGAAACATCCTTGAAGTTTGAAACGTTGGCTCCTGTATTACCCGCTCCGAATGTTCCGGCAAAGGCAGCTGCCACCGTAGATAATCCAAATTCACAACGGATTCTTGTTGTAGAAGACAACGATGAGCTACGCTCTTATTTGGTCAGTTCATTATCTTCTATATATAATGTACAAGCTTGCGCCAATGGGAAAGAAGCATTGATTATTATAAAAGAATTTTGGCCGGAACTGGTACTTTCTGATATTATGATGCCGGAGATGGGAGGAAAAGAATTGTGTGCCGCCATCAAAAGTGACATTGAAACTTCCCATATTCCTGTATTGTTGCTAACGGCTTTAGGAGATGAAAACAATGTTCTTGACGGTCTGTCCATTGGTGCTGACGAATACCTTATCAAACCATTCAGCGTGAAAATTTTACGGGCAAATATTGCTAATTTACTGGCTAATCGGGAACTGTTGCGAATGAGGTTTGCCAATTCGGATATAGAAATAGAAGCAAAGGTCCCGTCTGCAAACGGTACTAACAGTCTTGACTGGAAGTTCATCTCAAATGTAAAGAAGATTGTAGATGAGAATATAAACAACCCGGAATTTACAGTTGATCAGCTTTGTGAATTAAATAACATGAGTCGTACCAGTTTCTATTGTAAGTTGAAAACATTGACGGGACAGTCTCCGACAGAATTTATTCGGGTGATGCGCTTGAAACGTGCTACACAATTATTGAAAGAGGGTAAATATGTTATTAATGAAATTGCAGACATGACGGGATTCTCTGATAGTAAATATTTCCGGGAAGTATTTAAAAAATATTACAAGATGAGCCCGACCGAATATGCTAAGTATACATCACACAATCTACAATGAAAGCTATCACTCAAAGACAACTTCTTATTAGTGGAAACAACCTTTATTTCATTTTCACCTGGTTGCAACTCTACATTTTCCCATTCCAGAATAGCGTACGAATCCGGTCTTGCTTTACCATAACTCTTTCCATTTACAAATAATTCTGCTTCTGCCTGATTCGTGAAAGCGATAATTGTTTGCAAACGTTGCGTACGCACTGTATTACGTTTTCCTGTCAAATATAGCATGGGTTCTTCCCTATTCCAGTTGGCCTTGTAAAAGTAAAAGGCATCTTTACGAACTTTCCGGTCGAAGGTAACCAAACCTTTATCATTAATTCCGGGACGATCTCCTTCAGTACGATGTGCAGCGCCAAAATCAAACATATTCCATACGAAGCTTCCCCATACATAAGGACGGGAAGAAATTGTTTTCCAATTTTCAATGTGATAAAACGTCTGCCAGTTTTCCGGATGCCACCAGCTGGCCGGCACTGTTTTAACTACCGAATCTTGTTGGTGGTAAATACTTGCACCGGCACCATATTCACTGATAGCTATGCGTATTTCCGGATGATCCTTATGCATTCGATCCAACCATCTCCCCAAATCAGCAGGCATACCGCCATACCATCCATCATAACGGTTCCAGGCAATAGCATCTGTTATGAAATTCAAATCTCCCATTTGATTACTTGCAGAGGTCGTAAATCGGGTAGGATCTTCCTGATGTGCCAGCACATTTAATTCTTTGATGTACTCAACCGGATTATCTCCCAACTCCGTCAACTCATTAAACAAACCCCATACACAAATAGAAGGATGATTGTAATGTTGACGAATCAGTTCTTTGAGCTGTTCCTTTCCGTTGGCACGGAAAGCAGGTGAATCCACAAAACCTTTGTCATTATACCCACCAGGGCCCACAAAAGGTATTTCAGCCCATACAATAATACCATTCTTATCCATCAAATCATAAAAATAAGTGCCCTGCGGATAATGTGCCAGCCGAACAGCATTCACTCCCATTTCCAACATCAATGCCACATCTTCCTCATGGTGTTGCGGGCGCAACGCATTTCCCACCTCACTCCTATCCTGGTGACGACAAACACCTTGAAGAGGCAAATGTTTTCCATTCAGGAAAAAACCTTTATCAGGCACGATCCGGTAAAAACGAAGTCCTAACGGTTGTATGACACAATCTGCCATCCGACCATTCCGGGAAAGAGTCACTTCCACCTGATAAAGGAAAGGATCCTGACGACCATTCCATAAGTGAGGTTGATCTATTTCAAATGTAAATTCCTGCTGCATGGCTGCATTTCCAGAAAGATTCACC containing:
- a CDS encoding PepSY-like domain-containing protein, producing MKKLVFLLVCLFTLQTVAHADDDKPIQVTQMPQPAQQFIKRHFVDNKVALAKMESDFFYKSYEVIFTNGDKVEFDNKGNWEEVNCKYSSVPTAIIPAAIQKYVTTHYPDAKILKIDRDKKYYEVKLSSRTELKFDQKFNLIDIDF
- a CDS encoding sensor histidine kinase → MKLIYYIILRITLALTLILTVWAIFFYITMIEEVNDEVDDALEDYSETIIIRALAGEELPSKTNGSNNQYYMIEVSKEYAESREDIQYKDSMVYIEEKGETEPARILTTIFKNSEGRYHELTVSTPSIEKDDLRDAIQVWIIFLYVALLFCIIIISVWVFYRNMRPLYVLLHWLDGYQTGKSNKPLTNGTQITEFRKLNEAAIRYVERTEQMFEQQKQFIGNASHEIQTPLAICRNRLEMLMEDDSLSEKQLEELMKTHQTLEYITKLNKSLLLLSKIDNGQFTDTKELELNVLLKQYLQDYEEVYNYRNIEVTIDEQSVFKVTMNESLAIALLTNLLKNAFVHNIDEGHIRITVTKDCIILRNSGVEHPLNKEHIFERFYQGSKKEGSTGLGLAIADSICRLQHLNINYYFEQNEHCFEISQS
- a CDS encoding response regulator transcription factor codes for the protein MKILIVEDEPSLRELIQCSLEKERYVVETASDFNAALRKIGEYDYDCILLDIMLPDGNGLVLLKRLKALHKRENVIIISAKDSLEDKVLGLELGADDYLPKPFHLVELNARIKSVIRRHQYDGKIDIRQGNVRIEPDKYRVFVNELEVELNRKEYDILLYFINRPGRLISKNTLAESVWGDHIDQVDNFDFIYAQIKNLRKKLKDSGATIEIKAVYGFGYKMVVE
- the proS gene encoding proline--tRNA ligase — its product is MAKELKDLTKRSENYSQWYNDLVVKADLAEQSAVRGCMVIKPYGYAIWEKMQRQLDDMFKETGHVNAYFPLLIPKSFLSREAEHVEGFAKECAVVTHYRLKNAEDGSGVVVDPAAKLEEELIIRPTSETIIWNTYKNWIQSYRDLPILCNQWANVFRWEMRTRLFLRTAEFLWQEGHTAHATREEAEEEAIRMLNVYGEFAEKYMAVPVIKGVKSANERFAGALDTYTIEAMMQDGKALQSGTSHFLGQNFAKAFDVQFVNKENKMEYVWATSWGVSTRLMGALIMTHSDDNGLVLPPHLAPIQVVIVPIYKNDEQLKQIDAKVEGIVAKLKALGISVKYDNADNKRPGFKFADYELKGVPVRLVMGGRDLENNTMEVMRRDTLEKETVTCEGIETYVQNLLEEMQANIYKKALEYRNSKITTVDTYDEFKEKIEEGGFILAHWDGTTETEEKIKEETKATIRCIPFDSFVPGDKEPGKCMVTGKPSACRVVFARSY
- a CDS encoding two-component regulator propeller domain-containing protein; the encoded protein is MKYIVYILFLFPVWVTAQTYKYIGMEDGLSNRQIFNIQKDAQGYMWFLTNEGMDRYNGKDIKHYKLNKEGNTLDAPIRLGWLYTEPHIGIWVIGKQGRIFQYDVNKDDFRMVYRLPDTSETISCGYLDCNNNIWLCRKDTVLLYDIRDAHIFKFPNVLHSNIKAIEQVDEHYFFIATETGVRYVKLENNVLEIIPVETLDYFHARVSELYFHQQSKRLFIGSFERGVFVYDMNTQEIIRPDADLSDVNIARISPLNETELLIATEGMGVYKVDVNTCKLEHYIVANYQSYNEMNGNNINDVFVDEEKRIWLANYPTGITIMDNRYENYHWMKHSMNNHQSLINDQVHAVIEDEDGDLWFGTSNGISLYQSKVGKWHSFLSSFDPQKKDKNHIFITLCEVSPGIIWAGGFTSGIYKINKHTLSVEYFSPYLLSQVNMRPDKYIRDIVKDSRGYVWSGGYYNLKCFNLATNSVRLYPGLNAITSIVEKDEENMWIGTVSGLYLLNRNTGEYQFIEMEIGAAYINALYQADDGLLYIGTNGGGVFVYNHQNKTFEHYFSDNSALVSNRIFTILPEINGRIMMSTENGITCFHIKEKIFNNWTRGEGLLPAYFNASAGTVRKNKSFVFGSTDGAIEFPENVTFPKYEFTRLIFSDFYLSYQPIYPGDKGSPLQKNIDETDVLELKYDENTFSFGVSTINYDSPGNVLYSWKLEGFYEKWTQPGDNNLIRFTNLPPGKYTLHVRAVSKEEHDIVFQERTMKIVIRHPFWLSWWAILCYILLVIGGFYFILRMINLKKQKKVSDEKTQFFINTAHDIRTPLTLIKAPLQELLEEETLTDNGIARTNIALRNVEVLLRLVSSLINFERTDVYSSKMSVSEYELNTYMNEVYDTFSSYAAIKHIEYTYESSFGYMNVWFDKEKMDSILKNIISNSLKYTPENGKISISVSDTDDSWKVIIKDTGIGIPTSEQSKLFKLHFRASNAINSKVAGSGIGLVLVGKLVSLHGGKISVESVEHQGTTVKIVFPKSNKNFQNTSKETSLKFETLAPVLPAPNVPAKAAATVDNPNSQRILVVEDNDELRSYLVSSLSSIYNVQACANGKEALIIIKEFWPELVLSDIMMPEMGGKELCAAIKSDIETSHIPVLLLTALGDENNVLDGLSIGADEYLIKPFSVKILRANIANLLANRELLRMRFANSDIEIEAKVPSANGTNSLDWKFISNVKKIVDENINNPEFTVDQLCELNNMSRTSFYCKLKTLTGQSPTEFIRVMRLKRATQLLKEGKYVINEIADMTGFSDSKYFREVFKKYYKMSPTEYAKYTSHNLQ
- a CDS encoding glycoside hydrolase family 2 TIM barrel-domain containing protein, coding for MKALFLHSNRWVSVVLFMFYGMSMFAQRQDILLNNDWRFRFSHQVQKGIEVRVDLPHTWNAQDALSGKIDYKRGIGNYEKDLFIRSEWKGKRLFIRFEGVNTIADVFINHRHIGEHRGGYGAFIFEITEKVEYGKENSIWVRVNNSEQLDIMPLVGDFNFYGGIYRDVHLLITDETCISPLDYASPGVRLIQDSVSHEYAKVRTVVDLSNGNSGNREVELNVRLLDGRRIVKEETKKVNLSGNAAMQQEFTFEIDQPHLWNGRQDPFLYQVEVTLSRNGRMADCVIQPLGLRFYRIVPDKGFFLNGKHLPLQGVCRHQDRSEVGNALRPQHHEEDVALMLEMGVNAVRLAHYPQGTYFYDLMDKNGIIVWAEIPFVGPGGYNDKGFVDSPAFRANGKEQLKELIRQHYNHPSICVWGLFNELTELGDNPVEYIKELNVLAHQEDPTRFTTSASNQMGDLNFITDAIAWNRYDGWYGGMPADLGRWLDRMHKDHPEIRIAISEYGAGASIYHQQDSVVKTVPASWWHPENWQTFYHIENWKTISSRPYVWGSFVWNMFDFGAAHRTEGDRPGINDKGLVTFDRKVRKDAFYFYKANWNREEPMLYLTGKRNTVRTQRLQTIIAFTNQAEAELFVNGKSYGKARPDSYAILEWENVELQPGENEIKVVSTNKKLSLSDSFHCRLCDVYLAYSVGLIL